The following are encoded in a window of Solidesulfovibrio magneticus RS-1 genomic DNA:
- a CDS encoding TraR/DksA family transcriptional regulator: MGHLDVDRISEVLRDMLETLKGKSRDSLGLMAREETACPDAVDRAAAESDRHMALIMGERDRQLISEIHEALARVKDGEYGICQECGEEIGLARLRVQPTATLCVHCKSLLEDMGRPYMQGGRAESAFLEE, from the coding sequence ATGGGACATCTCGACGTGGACCGGATCAGTGAAGTGCTGCGCGACATGCTGGAAACCCTCAAAGGCAAGTCCCGGGACTCCCTGGGACTCATGGCCCGGGAAGAAACGGCCTGCCCCGACGCCGTGGACCGGGCGGCGGCCGAGTCCGACCGCCACATGGCGCTGATTATGGGCGAGCGCGACCGCCAGCTCATCAGTGAAATCCACGAGGCCCTGGCCCGGGTCAAGGACGGGGAATACGGCATCTGCCAGGAGTGCGGCGAGGAGATCGGCCTGGCCCGGCTGCGCGTCCAGCCCACGGCCACCCTGTGCGTCCACTGCAAGTCGCTGCTCGAAGACATGGGGCGGCCCTACATGCAGGGCGGCCGGGCCGAGTCCGCGTTTCTCGAAGAATAG
- a CDS encoding sensor histidine kinase, producing the protein MADAKDPTCFAPSERACPEDIDRQFAVLSQHAIPLVLNAMPIIAMVLNRHRQVVHGNRKFADVLGIADIREALGKRPGEAFRCVHADEHPGGCGTSEFCAHCGAVRSILLGLAGTDNVQECAINRDTGSGIEALDLRVSSASVHLDAEPYLIFSINDVSHEKRRRTLERLFFHDMLNTVGGVQGLLEFLAEEVPEELQADARLIHRAVSQLTDEIIYQKQLLAAETNELETNCTPLRSDDILDVVAATFQGGEQARDRRIVVENVCSEVVFHSDPVLLRRVVGNMVKNALEATPAGGEIRLGSRALADAVEFSVQNAGVIPRSVQMRIFSRSFSTKGVGRGLGTYSIKLLTERYLGGRADFVSNREVGTIFRVRLPLTLPADLA; encoded by the coding sequence ATGGCCGATGCCAAAGACCCCACCTGCTTCGCGCCGTCCGAACGGGCCTGCCCGGAAGACATCGACCGACAGTTCGCGGTGCTGTCCCAGCACGCCATCCCCTTGGTCTTAAACGCCATGCCCATCATCGCCATGGTGCTCAACCGGCATCGCCAGGTGGTGCATGGCAATCGCAAGTTCGCCGACGTGCTGGGCATCGCCGACATCCGGGAGGCCCTGGGCAAGCGGCCGGGCGAGGCCTTTCGTTGCGTCCACGCCGACGAGCATCCGGGCGGCTGCGGCACCAGCGAGTTTTGCGCCCACTGCGGCGCGGTGCGCTCCATACTGCTTGGCCTTGCCGGTACGGACAATGTCCAGGAGTGCGCCATCAACCGCGACACCGGCTCGGGCATCGAGGCGCTGGACCTGCGCGTTTCCTCGGCCTCGGTCCATCTCGACGCCGAACCCTACCTCATCTTTTCCATCAACGACGTGAGCCACGAAAAGCGCCGCCGCACCCTGGAGCGCCTGTTTTTTCACGACATGCTCAACACCGTGGGCGGCGTCCAAGGGCTTTTGGAGTTTTTGGCCGAGGAAGTCCCGGAGGAATTGCAGGCCGACGCCAGGCTGATCCACCGGGCCGTGTCCCAGCTCACCGACGAGATCATCTATCAAAAGCAGCTGCTGGCCGCCGAGACCAACGAACTGGAGACCAATTGCACGCCGCTTCGCAGCGACGACATTCTCGACGTGGTGGCGGCCACCTTCCAGGGCGGCGAGCAGGCCCGGGACCGGCGCATCGTGGTGGAAAACGTCTGTTCCGAGGTGGTGTTCCATTCCGACCCGGTGCTGTTGCGGCGGGTGGTCGGCAACATGGTGAAAAACGCCCTGGAGGCCACGCCGGCCGGCGGCGAGATCCGCCTGGGCAGCCGCGCCCTGGCCGACGCCGTGGAATTTTCCGTGCAAAACGCCGGGGTCATTCCCCGCAGCGTGCAAATGCGGATTTTCAGCCGGTCGTTTTCCACCAAGGGCGTTGGCCGGGGCCTTGGCACCTATTCCATCAAGCTCTTGACCGAGCGCTACCTGGGCGGCCGGGCGGATTTCGTCTCCAACCGCGAGGTCGGCACGATCTTTAGGGTGCGCCTGCCCCTGACCCTGCCGGCTGACCTGGCGTAA
- a CDS encoding IS110 family transposase: MAADCFIGIDVSKETLAVHTLPDGNDFQFVNDPDGIKAICRKFSKFRPKLIIIEATGGLQIPVATALSLKKFPVVVINPRQARDFARAKGRLAKTDKIDAEILALFGKQMEPEVRPLKDEQAQEMSSLMSRRNQLIRMLVMEKNRFTRAYGSVRADIEKNIDWLEERLSEIDTHLGTVVRASPIWRERDNLLRSVPGVGDVLSRSLLSNLPELGTLNRREIAALVGVAPLNCDSGKRRGKRRVWGGRSDVRSVLYMAVLSAKKYNPVIRDFYNRLKEAGKPHKVAAVASMRKLITILNAMVRSGQPWGQYAHAA; this comes from the coding sequence ATGGCTGCTGACTGTTTCATCGGAATTGATGTCTCTAAGGAAACTCTTGCTGTCCACACGCTTCCTGACGGAAATGACTTTCAATTTGTTAACGACCCCGATGGTATAAAAGCTATCTGCAGGAAATTTTCAAAATTTCGTCCAAAGCTTATTATCATCGAGGCGACTGGCGGCCTTCAAATTCCTGTTGCCACGGCATTGAGTCTCAAGAAATTCCCCGTTGTAGTCATCAATCCCCGCCAGGCTCGGGATTTTGCGCGAGCTAAAGGACGGCTGGCTAAAACAGACAAGATTGACGCTGAGATTCTTGCTCTTTTTGGCAAGCAGATGGAGCCTGAAGTACGCCCTCTGAAGGACGAGCAAGCGCAAGAAATGAGTTCGCTAATGTCCAGGCGCAACCAACTCATTCGAATGCTTGTCATGGAAAAAAATCGTTTTACTCGTGCTTATGGCTCGGTAAGAGCAGATATAGAGAAGAATATTGACTGGCTTGAGGAACGATTGTCTGAGATCGACACGCATCTTGGCACAGTAGTACGAGCGAGTCCGATTTGGCGTGAGCGAGACAATTTGCTCCGGAGCGTCCCTGGAGTCGGAGATGTCCTATCAAGGTCGCTCCTTTCCAATCTGCCTGAGCTTGGAACGTTGAATCGTCGGGAGATCGCTGCTCTTGTTGGGGTTGCCCCTTTGAATTGTGACAGCGGAAAGCGTCGAGGAAAACGTCGTGTATGGGGAGGTCGAAGTGATGTTCGATCTGTATTATATATGGCTGTCTTGTCAGCTAAAAAATACAATCCCGTCATACGTGATTTTTACAATCGCCTCAAGGAAGCCGGCAAACCACATAAAGTCGCCGCAGTTGCTTCGATGCGAAAGTTGATAACGATTTTGAATGCAATGGTGCGATCCGGGCAACCGTGGGGACAGTACGCACACGCGGCGTAG
- a CDS encoding ComF family protein translates to MPGLTALLRRLGRRLLAACDRCQACQGLLPAHVALPLCPACRDRLAPRLGGFCPRCGAMGQDAAATPGLCLDCRQGSRPWDGFAFHGRYEGLLRELVLGFKFHGRLGQGRLLAGFLAAAWRRAAASNGPGSPDATPDLLVPTPLHPRRLAWRGFNQSLELARLLGREIGAPLAPQALVRLRDTVPQSSLPGRERRTNLTGAFAADPAQVAGRRVLLIDDVMTTGATVETAAQALRRAGAVRVDVAVAAR, encoded by the coding sequence ATGCCCGGCCTGACCGCCCTGCTGCGTCGCCTCGGCCGGCGGCTCCTGGCCGCCTGCGACCGCTGCCAGGCCTGCCAGGGGCTGTTGCCCGCCCACGTCGCCCTGCCCCTGTGTCCGGCCTGCCGGGACCGTCTGGCCCCGCGCCTGGGCGGATTTTGCCCGCGCTGCGGGGCCATGGGCCAGGACGCTGCCGCCACGCCCGGACTGTGCCTGGACTGCCGGCAAGGCAGCCGGCCCTGGGACGGATTTGCCTTCCACGGCCGCTACGAGGGCCTGCTGCGCGAACTCGTGCTGGGGTTCAAATTCCACGGCCGCCTGGGCCAGGGCCGGCTGCTGGCCGGCTTCCTGGCCGCCGCCTGGCGGCGGGCCGCCGCCAGCAATGGTCCAGGCAGCCCGGACGCGACGCCCGACCTCCTCGTGCCCACGCCCCTGCATCCCCGTCGCCTGGCCTGGCGCGGCTTCAACCAAAGCCTGGAACTGGCCCGGCTGCTTGGCCGGGAAATCGGCGCGCCGCTGGCTCCCCAGGCCCTGGTCCGCCTGCGCGACACCGTGCCCCAAAGCTCGCTGCCGGGCCGGGAGCGGCGCACCAACCTGACCGGCGCTTTCGCCGCCGACCCGGCCCAGGTGGCCGGACGCCGCGTGCTGCTCATCGACGACGTCATGACCACCGGAGCCACGGTGGAAACCGCCGCCCAGGCCCTGCGCCGAGCCGGCGCGGTGCGGGTGGACGTGGCCGTGGCGGCGCGGTGA
- a CDS encoding flavodoxin family protein, protein MTAGPPVVFLCGPRAGGNSDAAGRAFAAGLARAGHAPRLIALRDHSFAPCRGCGACAGPAHRCVLDRPGDAAAELFAALDAAPVAAFAAPIYFYHVPALFKAFIDRAQRRYEVRQAQGAGETPDRLAYPLLVAGRPRGERLFEGALITLKYFLWPFGFLPGPATLLRGLDAPDDLAGDAQALAAIEAAGEAAAVFLGDQP, encoded by the coding sequence GTGACGGCCGGACCACCGGTCGTTTTTCTGTGCGGTCCCCGGGCCGGCGGCAATTCCGACGCCGCCGGCCGGGCCTTTGCCGCCGGTCTGGCCCGGGCCGGGCACGCGCCCCGGCTCATCGCCCTGCGCGACCACAGCTTCGCGCCCTGCCGGGGCTGCGGGGCCTGCGCCGGACCGGCCCATCGTTGCGTTCTGGACCGGCCCGGCGACGCCGCCGCCGAGCTGTTCGCCGCCCTGGACGCCGCGCCCGTAGCCGCCTTTGCCGCGCCCATCTACTTTTACCATGTGCCAGCGCTTTTCAAGGCCTTCATCGACCGGGCCCAGCGCCGCTACGAGGTCCGACAGGCCCAGGGCGCGGGCGAAACCCCGGACCGGCTGGCCTATCCCCTGCTGGTGGCCGGCCGGCCGCGCGGTGAGCGGCTCTTTGAAGGCGCGCTCATCACGCTCAAATACTTCCTGTGGCCCTTCGGCTTTCTGCCCGGCCCGGCCACCCTGCTGCGGGGGCTGGACGCCCCGGACGACCTGGCCGGCGACGCCCAGGCCCTGGCCGCCATCGAGGCCGCCGGCGAAGCGGCGGCTGTTTTCCTCGGCGACCAGCCGTGA
- a CDS encoding MBL fold metallo-hydrolase: MDILAFPLGPLETNCYLAMAGTAALAVDPGGNPGVVLDQIDKRGLTLEAICLTHLHCDHLYGVAALAKATGAKVWAGAEDAMLMETELGRGGLMGLPMVDGFDWAPVAPGEATIAGEPCRVLATPGHSPGSRSFYFPGAGAVFVGDLLFYRSIGRTDFAGGDYDVLIKSVVTEIFPLPEKTLVYPGHGPATTVGDEKRHNPFFSEFAR; encoded by the coding sequence ATGGATATACTCGCCTTTCCCCTCGGACCCCTGGAAACCAACTGCTATCTGGCCATGGCCGGCACAGCCGCCCTGGCCGTGGACCCGGGCGGCAATCCCGGCGTCGTCCTCGACCAGATCGACAAACGCGGGCTGACCCTCGAAGCCATCTGCCTCACCCACCTGCACTGCGACCACCTCTACGGCGTGGCCGCCCTGGCCAAGGCCACCGGAGCCAAGGTCTGGGCCGGGGCCGAGGACGCCATGCTCATGGAAACCGAACTTGGCCGGGGCGGGCTTATGGGCCTGCCCATGGTCGACGGCTTCGACTGGGCGCCGGTTGCGCCCGGCGAGGCGACCATCGCCGGGGAGCCCTGCCGGGTGTTGGCCACCCCGGGCCATTCCCCGGGCAGCCGGTCGTTTTATTTCCCGGGGGCCGGGGCGGTCTTCGTCGGCGATCTGCTCTTTTACCGCTCCATTGGTCGCACCGACTTTGCCGGCGGCGACTACGACGTGCTCATCAAGTCCGTGGTCACCGAGATCTTCCCCCTGCCCGAAAAGACCCTGGTCTATCCCGGCCACGGCCCGGCCACCACGGTGGGCGACGAGAAGCGCCACAACCCGTTTTTCTCGGAGTTCGCCCGGTGA
- a CDS encoding tetratricopeptide repeat-containing diguanylate cyclase codes for MAAPALTQRELIANEHALRDVFSRFLAFKTHSLYFPKPGDALADAFGPDLGLAAHLPTERKVMIPLAEDGRLLGVFVARGASLGGRRALLSLLPRIAAMALDQLRLRLAAVADPVTGLATGEALLAALSREIEAVQQRILPGGDSLGDLPLSACRGGFGLIVADLDRFSRVAGRFGFLMAEDVLARAGAAVAGATPEGGLAARLHDDLFAVFLPGASAARCREAAEALLAELGRTPFPIPATGESLSLTASAGCVSYPQDVRGGQFAASPAEQARLLVHKAKKGLAVAKDLGRDQAMAYSRILAEGGVVLETLPLARAAVSLGRWVDAEPGQRFLVWSPRLEREVDVRGADGGRLSGRSPAAVKGEIVLAEVVEDMAFAEVLHLADPHLPLEPGDRLALIPEAEEGDAADATGAPRRDPASGLYPYRDFQRATAQAREKNAVFSQVLIQLADPPARRRAGRPAEADMAAAAGLCRRVFGHEAVGGRFSASKLVFFVPGIDPAALAEPAGRLLAALRAELELDAAVGVAGHPCLDHARSDVAENCRKALDHALLLPTGPRLAVFDSLSLTVSGDRHFAIGDVYAAMEEYKQALLADEKNALARNSLGICLARLGRLPQARAEFERVIRGEPKNAMALYNLGCVLMRQGEAAAARAAFQKCLRADPAHVSSLLRLGRMAEENRRFAEALKYYRRALAAGGPAAPTLRHLARLAFARGQLDEAREHLHQALLRDPKDAFALQLMARVYLTEGEDPAIAEAMARQAVALRPERREFWVELSRALAAQGRHDEARAAAARAEGV; via the coding sequence ATGGCCGCGCCTGCCTTGACCCAACGAGAGCTTATCGCCAACGAGCACGCCCTGCGCGACGTGTTCTCCCGGTTTCTGGCCTTCAAGACCCACAGCCTGTATTTTCCCAAGCCCGGCGACGCCCTGGCCGACGCCTTCGGGCCGGACCTGGGGCTGGCGGCCCATCTGCCCACCGAGCGCAAGGTCATGATCCCCCTGGCCGAGGACGGCCGGCTGCTGGGCGTCTTCGTGGCCCGCGGGGCCAGCCTTGGCGGACGCCGCGCGCTGCTCTCCCTGCTTCCCCGCATCGCCGCCATGGCCCTAGACCAGTTGCGCCTGCGCCTGGCCGCCGTGGCTGATCCTGTCACCGGTTTGGCCACCGGGGAGGCGCTTTTGGCGGCGCTTTCCCGGGAGATCGAGGCCGTGCAGCAGCGCATCCTGCCCGGCGGCGACAGTCTGGGCGATTTGCCCCTGTCCGCCTGCCGGGGCGGTTTCGGCCTCATCGTGGCTGACCTCGACCGGTTCAGCCGGGTGGCCGGTCGGTTCGGGTTTCTCATGGCCGAGGACGTGCTGGCCCGGGCCGGGGCGGCCGTGGCCGGGGCCACGCCGGAGGGCGGGCTGGCCGCCCGGCTCCACGACGATCTTTTCGCGGTCTTTTTGCCGGGCGCTTCGGCCGCGCGCTGCCGGGAGGCGGCCGAGGCCCTGCTGGCCGAGCTCGGGCGCACGCCGTTTCCCATTCCGGCCACGGGCGAATCGCTTTCGCTGACCGCCAGCGCCGGCTGCGTGAGTTATCCCCAGGACGTGCGCGGCGGCCAGTTCGCGGCCTCGCCGGCCGAGCAGGCCAGGCTGCTTGTCCACAAAGCCAAAAAGGGCCTGGCCGTGGCCAAGGATCTGGGCCGCGACCAGGCCATGGCCTACAGTCGCATTTTGGCCGAGGGCGGGGTGGTGCTCGAAACCCTGCCGCTCGCCCGGGCGGCCGTGAGCCTGGGCCGCTGGGTGGACGCCGAGCCGGGCCAGCGGTTTCTCGTCTGGTCGCCGCGCCTGGAGCGCGAGGTGGACGTGCGCGGGGCCGACGGCGGCCGCCTGAGCGGCCGCAGCCCGGCGGCGGTCAAGGGCGAGATCGTCCTGGCCGAGGTGGTGGAGGACATGGCCTTTGCCGAGGTGCTCCATCTGGCCGACCCCCATCTGCCCCTGGAACCCGGCGACCGGCTGGCCCTTATTCCCGAGGCCGAGGAGGGCGATGCCGCTGACGCTACCGGCGCGCCCCGCCGCGATCCGGCCTCGGGCCTGTACCCCTACCGGGATTTTCAGCGCGCCACCGCCCAGGCTCGGGAGAAAAACGCCGTTTTTTCCCAGGTCCTCATCCAACTGGCCGATCCGCCGGCCAGACGCCGGGCCGGCCGGCCGGCCGAGGCCGACATGGCCGCCGCGGCCGGGCTGTGCCGCCGGGTCTTCGGCCACGAGGCCGTGGGCGGGCGCTTCAGCGCTTCCAAACTGGTCTTTTTCGTGCCAGGGATCGACCCCGCCGCCCTGGCCGAACCGGCCGGCCGGCTCCTGGCTGCCCTGCGGGCCGAGTTGGAGCTCGACGCCGCCGTGGGCGTGGCCGGCCATCCCTGCCTGGACCATGCCCGAAGCGACGTGGCCGAGAACTGCCGCAAGGCCCTGGACCATGCCCTGTTGTTGCCGACCGGCCCGCGTCTGGCCGTGTTCGACTCCCTGTCGCTCACCGTCAGCGGCGACCGCCATTTCGCCATAGGCGACGTCTACGCCGCCATGGAAGAATACAAGCAGGCCTTGCTGGCTGACGAGAAAAACGCCCTGGCCCGCAATTCGCTGGGCATCTGTCTGGCGCGGCTGGGCCGGTTGCCCCAGGCCCGGGCCGAGTTCGAGCGGGTCATCCGGGGCGAACCCAAAAACGCCATGGCCCTGTATAACCTTGGCTGCGTGCTGATGCGCCAGGGCGAGGCCGCCGCCGCCCGGGCCGCGTTTCAGAAGTGCCTGCGGGCCGACCCGGCCCATGTGTCGAGTCTGCTGCGTCTGGGCCGCATGGCCGAGGAGAACCGGCGTTTTGCCGAGGCCCTCAAATATTACCGCCGGGCCCTGGCCGCCGGCGGTCCGGCCGCCCCGACCCTGCGCCATCTGGCCCGGTTGGCCTTCGCTCGCGGCCAGCTCGACGAGGCGAGAGAACATCTGCACCAGGCCCTTTTGCGCGATCCCAAGGACGCCTTTGCCCTGCAACTCATGGCCCGGGTCTATCTGACCGAGGGCGAGGACCCGGCCATTGCCGAGGCCATGGCCCGGCAGGCCGTGGCCCTGCGGCCGGAGCGCCGGGAATTCTGGGTGGAGCTGTCCCGGGCCCTGGCCGCCCAGGGCCGCCACGACGAGGCCCGCGCCGCCGCCGCCCGGGCCGAAGGCGTCTGA
- a CDS encoding acyltransferase family protein, with protein sequence MRYYSIQILRIVFMSMVLYLHVRAYLFIYGGQTDTVFNLVPDAFMAVALPFFSISGFIMAFLIDIGYRNFLPRRLLRVYPTYWCGVAISVIVGYLMWGKLPGKELFAAASLLPVGPADLPLRVEWTLIYEIVYYIVIAPFAAPRLRRYFPAFLVIWGLAVIVAYLAFGLREGYVFNTWRTVLFAGYNLYFITGALVYYLQKRTGPMHPALAVGILVACSVFTVAWGWNRPLGVIKSLSEIGPWSLCTAATLFAVVKLEDYVRHPFLIAVSNFGDYAYAYYLIHAVILSAVFSIMVYTLGWPLDNARAFLGLGAVAVGGWFFARLDLALHNFFKSRLR encoded by the coding sequence ATGCGCTACTATTCCATTCAGATTCTCCGCATTGTTTTCATGTCCATGGTCCTCTATCTGCATGTGAGGGCGTATCTCTTCATTTATGGCGGGCAGACGGACACCGTCTTCAACCTGGTCCCAGATGCGTTCATGGCTGTTGCCTTGCCGTTTTTCAGCATCTCCGGCTTCATCATGGCCTTCCTCATCGACATCGGCTACCGCAACTTTCTGCCTCGGCGGTTGTTGCGCGTCTATCCGACTTACTGGTGCGGCGTGGCCATATCGGTCATTGTCGGCTATCTCATGTGGGGCAAGCTGCCCGGCAAGGAGCTTTTCGCCGCCGCCTCCCTGCTGCCGGTGGGGCCGGCCGATCTGCCGCTTCGGGTGGAGTGGACCCTCATTTATGAGATCGTCTATTATATCGTCATCGCGCCCTTTGCCGCGCCCCGGCTGCGACGCTATTTCCCGGCTTTCCTCGTTATATGGGGCTTGGCCGTGATCGTCGCCTATCTGGCTTTCGGCCTGCGCGAGGGCTATGTCTTCAACACCTGGCGCACGGTGCTTTTCGCCGGCTACAACCTCTATTTCATCACCGGCGCCCTGGTCTATTACCTGCAAAAGCGTACCGGCCCGATGCATCCGGCCCTGGCCGTGGGCATCCTCGTGGCCTGCTCCGTCTTTACCGTGGCCTGGGGCTGGAACCGGCCCCTGGGCGTCATCAAGTCCTTAAGCGAAATCGGTCCCTGGAGCCTGTGCACGGCGGCGACCTTGTTCGCCGTGGTCAAGCTTGAAGACTATGTGCGCCATCCCTTCCTCATCGCCGTGTCCAATTTCGGCGACTATGCCTATGCCTATTATTTGATCCACGCCGTCATCCTGTCGGCGGTCTTTTCCATCATGGTCTACACCCTGGGCTGGCCTCTGGATAATGCCCGAGCTTTTTTGGGTTTGGGCGCGGTAGCGGTCGGCGGCTGGTTTTTTGCCCGACTGGATCTGGCCTTGCATAACTTTTTCAAAAGCCGTCTGCGCTAG
- a CDS encoding FmdB family zinc ribbon protein, with the protein MPIYEIVCDACSYAGETITPGATDTPTCPVCGAPARKLMAATSSLTGKSGPSRPGPSDHGCCGSRPGQASGCAGPGTCCGKAGA; encoded by the coding sequence ATGCCGATTTATGAGATTGTTTGCGACGCTTGCTCCTATGCCGGCGAAACCATCACGCCGGGGGCCACCGATACGCCGACCTGCCCCGTCTGCGGCGCGCCGGCCCGAAAGCTCATGGCGGCCACCAGCAGCCTGACCGGCAAGTCAGGACCATCCCGGCCCGGCCCCTCGGACCACGGCTGCTGCGGCTCCCGGCCCGGCCAGGCCAGCGGTTGCGCCGGACCCGGCACGTGTTGCGGCAAGGCAGGGGCATGA
- a CDS encoding NifB/NifX family molybdenum-iron cluster-binding protein, producing METIRLAIPSAAPGGLDCELGAHFGHCDCYTVVDVADGRVAAVNTLPNVPHVHGGCMAPVEHLAGHGVGALVAGGMGLRPLMGFAQVGITVYHGGPAASVGQAVEAFLAGSLTPFSRNQTCGGGCEN from the coding sequence ATGGAAACTATCCGCCTCGCCATCCCCTCCGCCGCCCCCGGCGGCCTTGACTGCGAACTCGGCGCGCACTTCGGCCACTGCGACTGCTACACCGTGGTGGATGTGGCCGACGGCCGCGTGGCCGCCGTCAATACTCTGCCCAACGTCCCCCACGTCCACGGCGGCTGCATGGCCCCGGTGGAACACCTGGCCGGCCATGGCGTGGGCGCCCTGGTCGCCGGCGGCATGGGCCTGCGGCCGCTCATGGGCTTTGCCCAGGTCGGCATCACCGTCTACCACGGCGGCCCGGCCGCCTCGGTGGGACAGGCCGTGGAAGCTTTCCTGGCCGGTTCGCTCACCCCCTTTAGCCGCAACCAAACCTGCGGCGGCGGTTGCGAGAATTAA
- a CDS encoding ATP-binding protein encodes MPEIVVLSGKGGAGKTSVTAAFAALSRNAVLCDLDVDAPDLHILLAPRGSRREPFVAGHLAAIDPARCDGCGECAARCRYGAVSAADRDRFVINPAHCEGCKVCVVLCPRQAILFTPRTCGVSAVSDTRYGPFVHARLDPGAENSGRLVALLRQKAKALAKEQGRDLILADGAPGIACPVVSSITGATLAVLVTEPTPSGSHDLGRVATLCDHFKLPTAVLLNKADLNPDEAARIEDACRDAGRPIVGRLPYSPDVTAAMAARQTLTEYGGPLADALAEAWANVLNLAAAPKPQRNPF; translated from the coding sequence TGAGCCGCAACGCCGTCCTGTGCGACCTCGACGTAGACGCCCCGGACCTGCACATCCTGCTGGCCCCGCGAGGTTCCCGGCGCGAACCCTTCGTGGCCGGCCATCTGGCCGCCATCGACCCGGCGCGCTGCGACGGCTGCGGCGAATGCGCCGCCCGCTGCCGCTACGGGGCCGTGTCCGCCGCCGACCGCGACCGATTCGTTATTAACCCGGCCCACTGCGAAGGCTGCAAGGTCTGCGTCGTCCTGTGCCCGAGGCAGGCCATCCTGTTCACCCCCCGCACCTGCGGCGTCTCGGCCGTGTCCGACACCCGCTACGGCCCCTTTGTCCACGCCCGTCTCGATCCCGGCGCAGAAAATTCCGGCCGGCTGGTCGCCCTGCTGCGCCAAAAGGCCAAGGCCCTGGCCAAGGAGCAAGGCCGCGACCTGATCCTTGCCGACGGCGCGCCGGGCATTGCCTGTCCCGTGGTCAGCTCCATAACCGGCGCGACCTTGGCCGTGCTGGTCACCGAGCCGACCCCGTCAGGCAGCCACGATCTCGGCCGGGTGGCTACGCTTTGCGACCACTTCAAGCTGCCCACGGCCGTGCTCCTCAACAAGGCCGACCTCAACCCCGACGAGGCCGCCCGCATCGAGGACGCCTGCCGCGACGCCGGCCGGCCCATCGTCGGCCGGCTGCCCTACAGCCCGGACGTGACCGCCGCCATGGCCGCCCGGCAAACCCTCACCGAATACGGCGGCCCCCTGGCCGACGCCCTGGCCGAGGCCTGGGCCAATGTCCTTAATCTGGCCGCCGCCCCCAAACCCCAACGCAACCCGTTTTAA